A single genomic interval of Nitratidesulfovibrio sp. SRB-5 harbors:
- a CDS encoding (Fe-S)-binding protein, translating into MSTDTTSISTTNGGTPGDTAGQPRACLLCGQCTAVCPAFLTTGQEELSPRAKHLVFAALRDEPGRLSLKPARELADRCLSCGRCATICPQGLSVPQALAALRARHPNWQQWLWKQWIEHGRLLWPALAQMTRVVPGAVVPEGVQHMLRSAAAMLPPPPPAPWIVADQVTHEATQEAPRGEAARPPAMLFAGCTARRIRPRWKDTARALLRWLGHPAPAQGDEDSFTCCGSTLEHAGIPDAAATARARNLDAWRAAGRPLLVTFCATCHHGLSEYPGHADLDWQDGEREAWTAALRPLSTLWGDAAFRVTADAPAQPEADAPAPVRYHQPCHRKDTDPDAVWLRALLGSRMRAPGGVNCCGMGGVLQLAAPDLSRTVADACWNALLPERAAASTSAPSSSRAPSSPDAASATSAAASTPATPAAPDAPAATANATRQPGITVLTGCSGCTLQLAATAPPDVRVLHWLDVVGVPRT; encoded by the coding sequence ATGAGCACGGACACCACCTCCATATCCACGACCAACGGCGGCACGCCGGGCGACACCGCCGGGCAGCCCCGCGCCTGCCTGCTGTGCGGCCAGTGCACCGCCGTGTGCCCCGCCTTTCTGACCACCGGGCAGGAAGAACTTTCTCCCCGCGCCAAGCACCTGGTGTTCGCCGCCCTGCGCGACGAGCCGGGACGCCTGAGCCTGAAGCCAGCGCGCGAACTGGCCGACCGCTGCCTGTCCTGCGGGCGCTGCGCGACCATCTGCCCGCAGGGGCTGTCGGTGCCGCAGGCGCTGGCCGCCCTGCGCGCCAGGCACCCCAACTGGCAGCAGTGGCTGTGGAAGCAATGGATAGAGCATGGCCGCCTGCTGTGGCCCGCGCTGGCCCAAATGACCCGCGTGGTGCCCGGCGCGGTGGTGCCGGAGGGCGTGCAGCACATGCTGCGGTCCGCCGCCGCCATGCTGCCCCCGCCGCCGCCCGCCCCGTGGATAGTGGCGGACCAGGTGACGCATGAGGCAACGCAGGAGGCACCACGCGGCGAGGCTGCCCGTCCGCCGGCCATGCTCTTTGCCGGGTGCACCGCCCGGCGCATCCGCCCCCGCTGGAAGGACACGGCCCGCGCCCTGCTGCGCTGGCTGGGCCACCCAGCGCCCGCCCAGGGCGATGAGGATTCCTTCACCTGCTGCGGCTCCACCCTGGAGCATGCGGGCATTCCCGATGCCGCCGCCACGGCCCGCGCCCGCAATCTGGACGCCTGGCGCGCCGCCGGTCGCCCGCTGCTGGTCACCTTTTGCGCCACCTGCCACCACGGCCTGTCCGAATACCCCGGCCACGCCGACCTTGACTGGCAGGACGGCGAACGCGAGGCCTGGACCGCAGCCCTGCGCCCCCTTTCCACCCTGTGGGGGGACGCCGCGTTCCGCGTCACCGCCGATGCCCCGGCCCAACCGGAGGCAGACGCCCCCGCGCCCGTGCGTTACCACCAGCCCTGCCACCGCAAGGACACGGACCCGGATGCCGTGTGGCTGCGCGCCCTGCTGGGCAGCCGCATGCGCGCCCCCGGCGGAGTGAACTGCTGCGGCATGGGCGGCGTGCTGCAACTGGCCGCGCCCGACCTTTCCCGCACCGTGGCCGATGCCTGCTGGAACGCGCTGCTGCCGGAACGCGCCGCCGCGTCCACTTCCGCGCCCTCCTCGTCCCGCGCGCCCTCCTCGCCGGATGCGGCTTCCGCCACATCCGCCGCCGCGTCCACCCCTGCCACGCCAGCCGCGCCAGACGCACCCGCCGCAACGGCCAATGCAACACGACAGCCGGGCATCACCGTGCTTACGGGATGCAGCGGCTGCACCCTGCAACTGGCGGCAACCGCCCCCCCCGATGTGCGCGTGCTGCACTGGCTGGACGTGGTGGGCGTGCCGCGCACCTAG
- the secA gene encoding preprotein translocase subunit SecA, protein MFDTLFKSIFGSSNDRYIKRCRTRVEAINALEPQMQALADDDFPARIAEYREQAQNGRSLDDLLPEVFALTREAGKRALNMRHFDVQLVGGMVLHEGRIAEMKTGEGKTLVATLPVVLNAISGLGVHVVTVNDYLAKRDSAWMGRLYNFLGLSVGVIVHGLSDEERKEAYGSDITYGTNNEFGFDYLRDNMKFYPHQLVQREHNFAIVDEVDSILIDEARTPLIISGPSEDSTGLYRRVDDIIPKLSAEAHFSVDEKARTATLTDEGVAKCEELLGIDNLFDPGNITFQHHVLQALKAHHVFRRDVDYIVTPEDQVVIVDEFTGRLMPGRRFSDGLHQALEAKEKVKVEAENQTLASITFQNYFRMYKKLAGMTGTADTEAVEFQQIYGLQVITIPTNKPMIRRDYPDSIYRTRREKFEAIVDAIGELHKSGQPVLVGTISIETSELLSAMLKKTGVPHNVLNAKHHEQEAEIVAQAGQHGKVTIATNMAGRGTDIVLGEGVREIGGLHILGTERHESRRIDNQLRGRSGRQGDPGSSRFYLSLEDDLMRLFGSDRISGLMQKLGMEEGEPIENRMVSRAIENAQKRVEGHNFEIRKTLLDYDNVMNQQREVIYTLRRETMMEADLEETAVEFMDDLFDEIYGDAEQGKGSEGDDAKAYAMARLRDVFNIPRVLPLTDGQLPDRETARGAVLSILDELKRDTGEVYRDILRFFLLEEVDRCWKEHLLNMDHLRDGIGLRGYGQRDPKQEYKREGFSLFQEMLFRVRENLFRALTRLRIQREEQAPPEELKQEFKHKEEPKSLNYSGAQKETPSAAPERRGEPKVGRNDPCPCGSGQKYKKCCGA, encoded by the coding sequence ATGTTCGATACCCTGTTCAAAAGCATCTTCGGCTCTTCCAATGACCGCTACATCAAGCGCTGCCGCACCCGCGTCGAGGCGATCAACGCCCTGGAACCGCAGATGCAGGCCCTTGCCGACGACGATTTTCCGGCGCGCATTGCCGAATACCGCGAACAGGCCCAGAACGGCCGCAGCCTGGACGACCTGCTGCCCGAAGTCTTTGCGCTGACGCGCGAGGCGGGCAAGCGCGCCCTGAACATGCGCCACTTCGACGTGCAGCTGGTGGGCGGCATGGTGTTGCACGAAGGCCGCATCGCCGAAATGAAGACCGGTGAAGGCAAGACCCTTGTGGCCACCCTGCCCGTGGTGCTGAACGCCATTTCCGGCCTTGGCGTGCACGTGGTGACCGTCAACGACTACCTGGCCAAGCGCGACTCCGCGTGGATGGGCCGCCTGTACAACTTCCTGGGCCTTTCCGTGGGCGTCATCGTGCACGGCCTGTCTGACGAGGAACGCAAGGAAGCCTACGGCTCCGACATCACGTACGGCACCAACAACGAATTCGGCTTCGACTACCTGCGCGACAACATGAAGTTCTACCCGCACCAGCTGGTGCAGCGTGAACACAATTTCGCCATCGTGGACGAAGTGGACTCCATCCTCATCGACGAAGCCCGCACACCGCTGATCATTTCCGGCCCGTCGGAGGATTCCACCGGCCTCTACCGCCGCGTGGACGACATCATCCCCAAACTTTCCGCCGAAGCCCACTTTTCCGTGGACGAAAAGGCCCGCACCGCCACCCTCACCGACGAGGGCGTGGCCAAATGCGAAGAACTGCTGGGCATCGACAACCTGTTCGACCCCGGCAACATCACCTTCCAGCATCACGTGTTGCAGGCCCTGAAGGCCCACCACGTGTTCCGGCGCGACGTGGACTACATCGTCACCCCCGAAGACCAGGTGGTCATCGTGGACGAGTTCACGGGGCGCCTCATGCCGGGCCGCCGCTTCAGCGACGGGCTGCACCAGGCGCTGGAAGCCAAGGAAAAGGTGAAGGTGGAAGCGGAAAACCAGACGCTGGCCTCCATCACCTTCCAGAACTACTTCCGCATGTACAAGAAGCTGGCGGGCATGACCGGCACGGCGGACACCGAAGCCGTGGAATTCCAGCAGATCTACGGGCTTCAGGTCATCACCATCCCGACCAACAAGCCCATGATCCGCCGCGACTACCCGGATTCCATCTACCGCACCCGCCGCGAAAAGTTCGAAGCCATCGTGGACGCCATAGGCGAACTGCACAAGAGCGGCCAGCCGGTGCTGGTGGGCACCATTTCCATCGAGACGTCGGAACTGCTTTCGGCCATGCTCAAGAAGACGGGCGTGCCGCACAACGTGCTGAACGCCAAGCACCACGAGCAGGAAGCCGAAATCGTGGCCCAGGCGGGCCAGCACGGCAAGGTCACCATCGCCACCAACATGGCGGGCCGCGGTACCGACATCGTGCTGGGTGAAGGCGTGCGCGAAATCGGCGGCCTGCACATCCTGGGCACCGAACGCCACGAAAGCCGCCGCATCGACAACCAGTTGCGCGGCCGTTCTGGCCGACAGGGCGACCCCGGCTCTTCGCGGTTCTACCTTTCGCTCGAAGACGACCTGATGCGCCTGTTCGGGTCCGACCGCATCTCCGGCCTGATGCAGAAGCTGGGCATGGAGGAAGGCGAACCCATCGAGAACCGCATGGTCAGCCGGGCCATCGAAAACGCCCAGAAGCGCGTGGAAGGCCACAACTTCGAAATCCGCAAGACCCTGCTGGACTACGACAACGTCATGAACCAGCAGCGCGAGGTCATCTACACCCTGCGCCGTGAAACCATGATGGAGGCGGACCTTGAAGAGACCGCCGTCGAGTTCATGGACGACCTGTTCGACGAAATCTACGGCGACGCGGAGCAGGGCAAGGGCAGCGAGGGCGACGACGCCAAGGCCTACGCCATGGCCCGCCTGCGCGACGTGTTCAACATCCCCCGCGTGCTGCCCCTGACGGACGGCCAGCTGCCCGACCGCGAAACCGCGCGCGGCGCCGTGCTGTCCATCCTGGACGAACTGAAGCGCGACACCGGCGAGGTGTACCGCGACATCCTGCGCTTCTTCCTGCTGGAAGAAGTGGACCGCTGCTGGAAGGAACACCTGCTGAACATGGACCACCTGCGCGACGGCATCGGCCTGCGCGGATACGGCCAGCGCGACCCCAAGCAGGAATACAAGCGCGAGGGCTTCTCGCTGTTCCAGGAAATGCTGTTCCGCGTGCGCGAAAACCTGTTCCGGGCCCTGACCCGCCTGCGCATCCAGCGCGAGGAACAGGCGCCGCCGGAAGAACTGAAGCAGGAATTCAAGCACAAGGAAGAGCCCAAGAGCCTGAACTATTCCGGCGCGCAGAAGGAAACCCCGTCCGCCGCGCCCGAACGACGAGGCGAGCCCAAGGTTGGCCGCAACGACCCGTGTCCCTGCGGCAGCGGCCAGAAATACAAGAAGTGCTGCGGCGCGTAG
- a CDS encoding flagellar motor protein MotB: MLDRDERKKAMESDSDDHAIWLITTSDLSLLLLACFVLLFSMSSVEKGTFSESISSVQQALGVGEGARIVRLKDEKVGSVVDEVLYRRQLVEAQNRLFAEVRLFAQSRGMSDILTGSSEDGKITLNMPAGVLFEPGSDTITPEGRKLLQHMYDLFVRHPDQDINVRGFTDSSPTPSGGRFRDNWDLSSSRAINVLRTLLDMGIAPHRITATGLADMNPLFPNTTEENRARNRRVEFVLEKQLLNPAAQ, encoded by the coding sequence ATGCTCGATAGGGACGAACGCAAGAAGGCCATGGAGTCCGACAGTGACGACCATGCCATCTGGCTGATCACCACGTCGGACCTTTCCCTGTTGCTGCTGGCCTGCTTCGTGCTGCTCTTTTCCATGTCCTCCGTGGAAAAGGGCACGTTCTCCGAATCCATCAGTTCGGTGCAGCAGGCCCTGGGGGTGGGGGAAGGCGCGCGCATCGTGCGCCTGAAGGACGAAAAGGTGGGCAGCGTGGTTGACGAGGTGCTGTACCGCCGCCAACTGGTGGAAGCCCAGAACAGGCTGTTCGCGGAGGTGCGCCTGTTCGCGCAGTCGCGCGGCATGAGCGACATCCTGACCGGCAGCAGCGAGGACGGCAAGATCACCCTGAACATGCCCGCCGGGGTGCTGTTCGAACCCGGCAGCGACACCATCACGCCCGAGGGCCGCAAGCTCTTGCAGCACATGTACGACCTGTTCGTGCGCCATCCGGACCAGGACATCAACGTGCGCGGCTTCACCGACAGTTCGCCCACCCCGTCCGGCGGGCGCTTTCGCGACAACTGGGACCTGTCCTCCTCGCGGGCCATCAACGTGCTGCGCACCCTGCTGGACATGGGCATAGCCCCGCACCGCATCACCGCCACCGGCCTTGCGGACATGAACCCGCTGTTCCCGAACACCACGGAAGAAAACCGGGCCAGGAACCGCCGCGTGGAATTCGTGCTGGAAAAGCAGCTGCTGAACCCCGCCGCGCAGTAA
- a CDS encoding cobyric acid synthase → MTSDTRTESRLRAPRTPALMVQGTCSNAGKSILAAAFCRIFLQDGLRVAPFKAQNMALNSCVTPDGLEMGRAQAVQAAACRLDPDVRMNPVLLKPCSDVGSQVIVMGRPVGVMRVRQYVDYKPQARDAAFAAYDSLAAEHDVMVIEGAGSPAEINLKAHDIVNMAMARHAGARVLLVGDIDRGGVFAALVGTMELLDGWERDHVAGYLLNKFRGDASLLDPALDFMKQRTGRPVLGVVPYLRDLGLPEEDSVTFKEGLPGLRDGTLEDAGPDASGYGLGLVLDIVLVDLPHISNFTDVDALRGEPDVRLRVARTPAELAAPDGRMPDAVILPGSKNTTGDLRTLRATGMADALASLARDPDGPMVAGICAGLQMLGLCVADPLGLEGGGSEQGLGLLPVRTELAAEKTLRRMAGVHPRSGLPVAGYEIRHGVTVAEGSGGDGLDFVDSVDAGGGGCAGADAAFPFLLREDGGPLGWGTHGGRVWGTSLHGVFDADGFRRHFLDGLRMRRGMAPLGRVMAPYSLDPALDRLADAVRAAVDMDAIYDMLNLRPDRM, encoded by the coding sequence ATGACTTCCGACACCCGCACCGAATCCCGCCTCCGCGCCCCCCGCACTCCGGCCCTGATGGTGCAGGGCACCTGCTCCAACGCGGGCAAGAGCATCCTTGCCGCCGCGTTCTGCCGCATCTTCTTGCAGGACGGGCTGCGCGTTGCCCCGTTCAAGGCGCAGAACATGGCGCTCAATTCCTGCGTCACCCCCGACGGGCTGGAAATGGGCCGCGCGCAGGCGGTGCAGGCGGCGGCCTGCCGCCTGGACCCGGACGTGCGCATGAACCCGGTGCTGCTGAAGCCCTGTTCCGACGTGGGCTCGCAGGTCATCGTCATGGGGCGGCCCGTGGGCGTCATGCGGGTGCGCCAGTACGTGGACTACAAGCCGCAGGCGCGCGATGCGGCCTTTGCCGCCTACGACAGCCTGGCGGCGGAACACGACGTGATGGTCATCGAGGGGGCGGGCAGCCCGGCGGAAATCAACCTGAAGGCCCACGACATCGTGAACATGGCCATGGCCCGCCATGCCGGGGCGCGGGTGCTGCTGGTGGGCGACATCGACCGGGGCGGGGTGTTCGCCGCGCTGGTGGGCACCATGGAATTGCTGGACGGCTGGGAGCGCGACCATGTGGCGGGCTACCTGCTGAACAAGTTCAGGGGCGACGCCAGCCTGCTCGACCCGGCGCTGGACTTCATGAAGCAGCGCACCGGGCGCCCCGTGCTGGGCGTGGTGCCGTACCTGCGCGACCTGGGCCTGCCGGAAGAGGATTCCGTCACCTTCAAGGAAGGGCTGCCCGGCCTGCGGGACGGAACTCTGGAGGACGCGGGGCCCGATGCGTCGGGGTACGGATTGGGCCTCGTACTGGACATCGTGCTGGTGGACCTGCCGCACATCAGCAATTTTACCGACGTGGACGCCCTGCGCGGCGAACCGGACGTGCGGCTGCGCGTGGCCCGCACCCCGGCGGAACTGGCGGCCCCGGACGGCAGGATGCCCGACGCGGTGATCCTGCCCGGCAGCAAGAACACCACCGGCGACCTGCGGACGCTGCGCGCCACGGGCATGGCCGATGCGCTGGCCAGCCTTGCGCGCGACCCGGACGGGCCGATGGTGGCGGGCATCTGCGCCGGGTTGCAGATGCTGGGCCTGTGCGTGGCCGACCCGCTGGGGCTGGAGGGCGGCGGCAGCGAGCAGGGGCTGGGCCTGTTGCCGGTGCGCACCGAGTTGGCGGCGGAAAAGACCCTGCGCCGCATGGCGGGGGTGCATCCGCGCAGCGGCCTGCCGGTGGCGGGCTACGAGATTCGCCACGGCGTCACCGTGGCCGAGGGATCAGGCGGAGACGGCCTGGACTTTGTGGATTCCGTGGACGCCGGGGGTGGCGGCTGCGCCGGTGCCGACGCGGCGTTCCCCTTTCTGCTGCGCGAGGATGGCGGCCCGCTGGGCTGGGGCACCCACGGGGGGCGGGTGTGGGGCACCTCGCTGCACGGGGTGTTCGACGCCGACGGCTTTCGCAGGCATTTTCTGGACGGGCTGCGCATGCGCCGGGGAATGGCCCCGCTGGGCCGCGTGATGGCCCCCTATTCGCTGGACCCGGCGCTGGACCGGCTGGCCGACGCCGTGCGCGCCGCCGTGGACATGGACGCCATTTACGATATGCTGAACCTGCGGCCAGACAGGATGTAG
- a CDS encoding motility protein A, protein MDIATLFGLIVGLAMVFGAIMGGGSIWLFVDLHAFMIVVGGSLAAICINFPLNQVLQAFRAASKTLMMREFSDADVVNSMVRIAELSRREGIMALEHVHTNDAVLKKACMLIADNAAPELIKDSLLIEISSLCKRHSVAQNVFKRLGLLAPSLGLTGTLIGLVQMFANLDNPKSIGPAMSVAMICTFYGAMLSNLILTPIAGKLAARTQLEVHRLEIIFEGAKCILENNNPRLVYEKLSSFLAPKERRYAR, encoded by the coding sequence ATGGACATCGCAACCCTTTTCGGACTCATCGTCGGCCTTGCCATGGTCTTCGGCGCCATCATGGGTGGCGGCTCCATATGGTTGTTCGTTGACCTGCACGCCTTCATGATCGTCGTTGGCGGCTCACTGGCGGCAATCTGCATAAATTTTCCGCTCAACCAGGTGTTGCAGGCCTTCCGTGCCGCATCGAAAACCTTGATGATGCGCGAATTTTCCGATGCCGACGTCGTCAACTCCATGGTGCGCATAGCCGAACTGAGCCGCCGCGAGGGCATCATGGCGCTGGAACACGTGCACACCAACGATGCCGTGCTCAAGAAGGCCTGCATGCTCATCGCCGACAATGCCGCGCCGGAATTGATCAAGGATTCGCTGCTGATCGAAATATCCTCGCTGTGCAAGCGCCATTCGGTGGCCCAGAACGTGTTCAAGCGGCTGGGCCTGCTGGCCCCTTCATTGGGCCTTACCGGCACGCTGATTGGCCTCGTGCAGATGTTCGCCAACCTCGACAATCCCAAGAGCATCGGCCCGGCCATGTCCGTGGCCATGATTTGCACCTTTTACGGGGCCATGCTCTCCAACCTCATCCTCACGCCCATCGCGGGCAAGCTAGCCGCGCGCACCCAGCTGGAGGTGCACCGGCTGGAAATCATCTTCGAGGGGGCCAAATGCATCCTCGAAAACAACAACCCGCGCCTGGTCTACGAAAAGCTGTCCTCGTTCCTGGCACCCAAGGAGCGCCGCTATGCTCGATAG
- a CDS encoding GlsB/YeaQ/YmgE family stress response membrane protein, translating into MGIIWFLLLGALAGWLAAKLMQGRGFGFLGNMAVGVVGAVLGGFLFRMVGVHGGGMMGSLVTAVVGAIVLLFLVSLVKRG; encoded by the coding sequence ATGGGCATCATCTGGTTTCTGCTGCTGGGCGCACTGGCGGGTTGGCTGGCCGCCAAACTGATGCAGGGGCGCGGCTTCGGCTTTCTGGGCAACATGGCCGTGGGCGTGGTGGGCGCGGTGCTGGGCGGATTCCTGTTCCGCATGGTGGGCGTGCACGGCGGCGGCATGATGGGATCGCTGGTCACCGCCGTGGTGGGGGCCATCGTGCTGCTGTTCCTGGTGAGCCTGGTGAAGCGGGGCTGA
- the argJ gene encoding bifunctional glutamate N-acetyltransferase/amino-acid acetyltransferase ArgJ, whose product MATNDTPATSPTTNGEIPAPCAAPKGFRFATAGAGFRKAGRDDLALVVSDTPAVAAAVFTKNLFQAAPVLVARDILAHAPKARAVLINSGQANACTGDEGLANCRATLELVAAATGLAPQDILPASTGVIGAQLAMDKWSATVPALAADLGRKGPEDFAKAIMTTDAFPKFASRTVELSGGTVTLVGMAKGAGMICPNMATMLATVLCDADVEPAAWQALFRDAVDATFNRVTVDGDTSTNDTVFGLANGASGVAARGADLAVLGAALTGVLGDVAYMLVKDGEGATKVIHINVAGARDDADAELAARTVGHSQLVKTAMYGRDANWGRIVAALGRSGATFNPAAVIVSLCGVELFRGGQPTNLDFDALLKEPLAGRDIVVNIMLGNGPGSYRLLASDLTHDYISCNADYRS is encoded by the coding sequence ATGGCCACCAACGACACCCCGGCAACGTCCCCGACCACTAACGGCGAAATCCCCGCCCCCTGCGCGGCTCCCAAGGGCTTCCGCTTTGCCACTGCGGGCGCCGGGTTCCGAAAGGCGGGTCGGGACGATCTGGCCCTGGTGGTCAGCGATACCCCCGCCGTGGCCGCCGCCGTGTTCACCAAAAACCTGTTCCAGGCCGCTCCGGTACTGGTGGCGCGCGACATTCTGGCCCACGCCCCCAAGGCCCGCGCGGTGCTGATCAATTCCGGCCAGGCCAACGCCTGCACCGGCGACGAGGGCCTCGCCAACTGCCGCGCCACGCTGGAACTGGTGGCCGCCGCCACCGGCCTTGCGCCGCAGGACATCCTGCCCGCGTCCACGGGGGTCATCGGCGCGCAACTGGCCATGGACAAGTGGTCCGCCACCGTGCCCGCCCTTGCGGCAGACCTTGGCAGGAAGGGCCCGGAAGATTTCGCCAAGGCCATCATGACCACCGACGCCTTTCCCAAGTTCGCCTCGCGCACGGTGGAGCTTTCCGGCGGCACAGTGACTCTGGTGGGCATGGCCAAGGGCGCGGGCATGATCTGCCCCAACATGGCCACCATGCTGGCCACCGTGCTGTGCGACGCCGACGTGGAGCCCGCCGCCTGGCAGGCCCTGTTCCGCGATGCGGTGGACGCCACCTTCAATCGCGTGACCGTGGACGGCGACACCTCCACCAACGACACGGTGTTCGGGCTGGCCAACGGCGCTTCCGGCGTGGCAGCGCGCGGCGCGGACCTGGCCGTGCTGGGCGCGGCGCTTACCGGCGTGCTGGGCGACGTGGCCTACATGCTGGTGAAGGACGGCGAAGGCGCCACCAAGGTCATCCATATCAACGTGGCTGGCGCGCGCGACGACGCCGACGCGGAACTGGCCGCGCGCACCGTGGGCCATTCGCAACTGGTCAAGACGGCCATGTACGGGCGCGACGCCAACTGGGGGCGCATCGTGGCGGCGCTGGGCCGCAGCGGGGCCACCTTCAACCCGGCGGCGGTCATCGTGTCCCTGTGCGGGGTGGAACTGTTCCGGGGCGGTCAGCCCACCAATCTCGACTTCGACGCGCTGCTCAAGGAACCGCTGGCCGGTCGCGACATCGTGGTCAACATCATGCTGGGCAACGGGCCGGGCAGCTACCGCCTGCTGGCCTCGGACCTGACGCACGACTACATCAGCTGCAACGCCGACTACCGCAGTTAA
- a CDS encoding FlgO family outer membrane protein, with protein MKPFISAFRSGHALLVLLAVACILLVAACAPRQSTDARSTPYELGSDYVEAGYAIADKLDTNLRLPISKDQPIIVASFVNVNNLTESSTFGRMIAEHVGSRLSQRGYHVVELKLRQNSLFVQEGKGEFMLSRDVKEISRMHNAATVVVGTYAVVRSSVSGHSNPQEKIYVASRIVRADDSMVLSSCDYSVVNSPVVSPLAEW; from the coding sequence ATGAAACCGTTCATTTCCGCTTTCCGTTCCGGTCACGCGCTGCTTGTGCTGCTGGCCGTGGCCTGCATCCTGCTTGTGGCGGCCTGCGCGCCCCGGCAATCGACCGACGCGCGGAGCACCCCCTATGAACTGGGCAGCGACTACGTCGAGGCGGGCTACGCCATCGCCGACAAGCTCGACACCAACCTGCGCCTGCCTATTTCCAAGGACCAGCCCATCATCGTGGCCAGCTTCGTCAACGTGAACAACCTGACGGAATCCTCCACCTTCGGCAGGATGATCGCGGAGCACGTGGGGTCGCGGCTTTCGCAACGGGGCTACCATGTGGTGGAACTGAAGCTGCGCCAGAACTCACTGTTCGTGCAGGAGGGCAAAGGGGAATTCATGCTGAGCCGCGACGTGAAAGAAATCAGCAGAATGCACAACGCCGCCACCGTGGTTGTCGGCACCTACGCGGTGGTTCGCTCCAGCGTTTCCGGGCACAGCAATCCGCAGGAAAAGATTTACGTGGCCTCGCGCATCGTCCGCGCCGACGACAGCATGGTGCTTTCGTCCTGCGACTATTCCGTGGTGAACAGCCCGGTGGTTTCGCCCCTGGCCGAATGGTAG
- a CDS encoding glycosyl hydrolase 108 family protein gives MADFAPELAKLDGIEGVYDNDPDDAGGETCFGIARASHPGWEGWPLVDAARNKPGFPDILEHDPGVLAARAAFYKAENWDRFACDEWEQGLAGEIFEQAVNLGNGRVAEHLQRVCNALNHRGRYGADLLVDGAFGSNTLAALRKVVADRRSRAVQYGINGLQCAHYVQLAEKNALKRKWTGGWLANRGGTTP, from the coding sequence ATGGCGGATTTTGCACCGGAACTGGCGAAGCTTGATGGCATCGAAGGCGTGTACGACAACGACCCGGACGACGCGGGCGGGGAGACCTGCTTCGGCATTGCCCGTGCCTCTCACCCGGGGTGGGAAGGCTGGCCGCTGGTGGATGCGGCCAGGAACAAGCCCGGGTTCCCCGATATCCTGGAACATGACCCCGGCGTGCTGGCGGCGCGGGCGGCCTTCTACAAGGCGGAAAACTGGGACCGCTTTGCCTGCGACGAATGGGAGCAGGGGCTTGCGGGCGAGATTTTCGAGCAGGCGGTCAACCTGGGCAACGGGCGGGTTGCCGAACACCTGCAACGCGTGTGCAACGCCCTGAACCACAGGGGGCGCTACGGGGCGGACCTGCTGGTGGACGGGGCCTTCGGCAGCAACACCCTGGCCGCGCTGCGCAAGGTTGTGGCGGACAGGCGGTCGCGCGCCGTGCAGTACGGCATCAACGGGCTGCAATGCGCCCACTACGTGCAACTGGCGGAAAAGAACGCGCTCAAGCGCAAGTGGACCGGCGGCTGGCTGGCCAACCGGGGTGGCACCACGCCCTGA